TACGAACAAAGGTTGGTTGGATTGAGATAGACTAGCTATCGTACCTGGCCATAATACTATCATGGCATAGGTTCCTAAAAACATAGATACGCCTCCTATGATTAGTGCTAGCCACATTCCTTTAGTCACGTTTTCATGGGGATTTTTAGTTTCCTCGCCTAAGTAAGTGGCTGCTCCAGCACCCGAAATACTCACAGTCGTTAACACAAATGCTGTAGCTAAATCACCTAGACTCTTAAACTTAGGGATAAAGTAATCAAAATGAACGCCTTTACTTAAGGATAAAACGAACAATGAAATAAGAAGAACAGCTTCCGCGGTTGCACTAATAGTTACAACGTAACCTAACAATTTCTTAACGTGCGTAAGTGAAATCAACGTGGGGTAAATTATGCTGAAAATAATAATTGCGTATAGTAGCCAAGATGGAATTGATATCCCTAATACGTTAAAGGAAGTAGAAAGGATGAGGTATATTGAAATTACATTAACGACATTAAGAAGAGTATACGCCACCATTTCTGTAAGAGCTTCTAGAAAGGCCAATTTCTTACTTCTCCAAGCCCCATAATTAAAGTTGTAATATCCTCCCGCGCTTGCTAATTTCCTAGTATACATGGATAAAGTGTAGATCCATAATGCGCTTGCTATTAGGGATAAAAAAGTAGTAAATACTACTGATGAACCCGCATACATTATTGCTGCAGTAGTTGTTGACACTACACTACCAAGGGGTGCAGTAACTGCCATTGCTTGCGCGTAATTTTCCTTAAATGATAAAACAGCTTTCCTAAGCTCCATTGTATCTCCCTTTAAGCTTTACTGTCCTAAAAGTTTAAAAAATTTCCCTAAATTAAGATGAGGGATTTCATAAAAGCTTAAAAGACATTCCCTTGAAAATTTTAAAAATGAGCTTAAAGGTTATATTAAAAGTATTTACATTAAGGGTCGATACTTTAATCTCTATGCTTTATAAAAGGCTGTTAAAAGAAAAACTACTTATTTGTTTTCAAAATTAACTCTAGATTTTTCTTTAAATCTTCGAATCGTATTTTCATTTCTGGTGGCATTGGTTTTTTAGGGTTAATAGAATTTATAAGATCCAAGGACTGCTTAACTTTTTCAATAGCTTCTCTCTTATTTTTATACGAATTGTAATATGCTTCTCTAAGCAACCTAACAGCTTCTCTCCATTTTTTAAAATCATCATCGGTTAGAATACCTTCCTTAATATGGTATAATTTTATATCATCCTCAACAAGGGGTGCCTCATTATTTACAACTTTCCATAAAACATTTTTAACATCATCCATACGTGATAATCTAAATCACATAGTAGAATAAAAATTCTTATGTGTATTTTAAGGAAGTTTGTTGTTGAGGTTCATAAGGACCAAATTTTTGTGTAAATTTCAACATGATACTAACTCCCGCATTTCTCACATTTAATAAAGTATTCATAAAATCATTTGCAGATAATCCTTCCATGAAAAGAGGTTTAGAAACTTGAATTACATTAGGGACTTCTTGATTTGGAGGTAATGCTATGAAATCCACACCATAACGTAAAGCTTCTAGTTGTAAATCAATTACGAATTTAATTCTTTCCTCTCTATTTAATGACATTAATGCACTAACGTGAGATGGATGTATTCCTATCCCCATAGCTATTACGTAAAATTTTGAACTATCACTAACTCTTACTATGCTAATTGTAGGACCTCCTTGAGGTGGAGAGGCTACTATGTGAAAGAACTCCTTAGCTTGAGGAGGTCTACTAGTAGTTAATCCCAATTCCTTTAACCACTCCTCTATTTGCCTATCCATTGATCTATCAAACATAATCTTCCCTCTTTACTTCATTTTCAGCATTTCCCTTATCTATATATTTTTTCACATTTAAGCATGCTATAAACATTGCTCGCTTCATTATATTCTCATTACCATAAGCCCCAGCAGTATGTAAAGTTCCAGTAAAATTCTCCAGTTCCCACAACTTAGTATTATAGAATTCCTCTTTACCATTCTTCCTCCAAAAAACGTCTGTTGCAAATCTAACATCGGGCCTCTCTTTAAGTAATTTATAGATCCCTTCCTCATCTACAGTTTCACCTCTTCCCACATTGACAATTATTGCATTTCTTTTTACATTTTTTAAGAGGTCATAGCTCAATAGATTCCTAGTTTGCTTGTTTAAGGGTAACGTATCTACTATTATGTCAGCTTCATTAATTTTCTCTTTAAGCATCGACATACTATGTTTTTCATCAAACCACTCTGGTTTTTTAAAGGATCTCGAAATTCCTATAACATAATTCCTAAATGCTGTCTTACCTATTCGTGCTACCTCTGATCCAATACCACCAGCGCCCAAAATCAGCAATATTCTCTCAGAAACGTCATATACAATCGTTCTTTTTTTAGTCCCCACTCCTTTAGCTGAGGCCAAAATCAAAGCCCATGCATGCTCAGCCACTGAAAGAGAATACGCTCCAGCATTTGAGAAAACCTTAACGTAAGGAGGAACCACAGAGAAGTCTAAATCATCAACTCCAGCAGAAAAAGTCTGTATCACTTTAAGATGAGGCATCTTACTTATTAAATCTTTATTAATTCTACTTGGCCAAGTTAACAATATTTCAGCACTTCTATAGTCTTCATCTGTCAGATTTTCATCTTTAACTTGAATTACATTTTTGCATTCATCAGGGACCCTTTCTGTTGATATAATTTTCATGTGATTTACATTAACATGGAAAGATATATAGTTTTCAACATTCAGAAACCACTTAGCCTAATCTTATTTAATGTTCTCTTTCCCTCATCAGTTATTTTATATTTGTCCTCGAAACATGATACTAGACCAAACTTCTCTAGTTTATTTAAGTGAGTTCTAACGACTTTTCGACTTAGGTTCAAAGCAGTAGATATGTCTTCTACTTTTGCTCCATTCTCAAATTTCGCTGTAAATTCTAAAACTTTAATTAAATTATACCTAGATTTACTATTTATAATAATATCGGATGAAGACGAAGAGGATTTTGGATCTAAACTTAAAGGAATAATAAATATATTACCCCTAAGAAAAGGACAACTAAATGATCTATAGCTATGATGCTTTGACATTAGTAACGCTATATGAAATAAGAATATACTAATAACTAGCAACAATATCTGCCTTAAATACATTTAATAGTAGCAATGAGGCATATAATATATTTCTTATCCCAAAATTTTCCATGTTGTCAACGATATGTCTACGAAATTTTTAGGAGCAACATTTATTAACCACTGAAGACATATTTGCTTTTACTTAACTAAGTAAAAAATTGACAGAACATTGTTTCATACTTTTAAACAGACAAGTAAATTTAAATATGGGGATTTATAAGATAGCGTGTGAGTAACAAAAACAGAATTTTCGTTAGGGAAACTTCTGGATTAATAAAAAACGTATCCATGTTAGACGCGGTTGCACTCAATATTGGTAATATGTCAGCAGGAGTAGCACTGTTTGAATCAATCTCGCCGTACATTCAACCAGGAGGAGTGCTATGGCTTGCATCAATAATAGGCTTTGTATTCGCTATACCTCAACTGCTAATTTATGTATTCTTAAGTATGAAAATACCAAGAACCGGTGGAGATTATGTGTGGATTTCGAGAAGTTTAAATGGCGGCTTAGGTTCTACGATGGCTATGGCACTAATGATTGAGTCTACTGCATATTTCGCGTTAGTTGCGTTCTTTACATCTTCTGCCATAAATACTGTACTAACTGTAATTGGGGAATACCAACACTCAAATGCACTGTTAAATATTGCAAATAATATTATAGTTGACCCTTATACAGTAACGCCGACATTTGAACAGAGCTTGATAATATATGGAATTTCTGCATTAATTTTCGTTATAATTATACTACTTAACATTTTTAGAGCTAAATGGGGTTATAGGCTGGTATCAATACTGGGCATATTCTCTATGTTAACCTTAGTACTAGCCATGATTGTATTGGCTATTAACTCTGGAGATTTCTACTCTAAGATTTCTACATTAATAAACGCTAATAATTTAAACGTTACAATTCCCTCGATAAGAGGGCCTGCATTACCTACATCAGTATCGTTGACTGCAACGTTATTTTTGTTGCCATTTTTCGCACTATATACATATCCTTGGATGCAAGCCGGTCCAGCTGTTGCTGCAGAATTTAAAGGTAAGAATACTATAAAGTGGAATTTACCTATAGCATTGATAATTACTGGAGTTTTAGTAACAGCAGCGTTTCTTGAAATGGACATTATCGCTGGCTACAATTTTAATCTTCAAGCATATCCAACTTTCCTATATAACTTCTGGACTGCTGCAATAGCAGTGTCATCGAACCCAATTCTCCAATGGATAATTGGGTTAGGTTTAATCATATGGAATATTTATATCTTAGCTTACGGTGTTATAGTTTTCGCCAGATACGTATTCGCATTGTCTTTTGATAGAGTGTTACCAGAGAAATTTAGCCAAGTGAATAAATATGGTTCACCAGTCTACGCTCACGCTTTAGATCTCACATTGACATTGGTACTCTTATTGGTGCCCGTATTCTCCATAGGTGCTGCAATATCATTATATGGAGCTACAATATTAGGTAGCTTGTATTTCCTTATCGTAAGCATAGCTGGAATCGTATTTGGAATTAAAGACAGAAACTTAATCTTACCTATAGCAGGCATAATATCGGCTGGATATTTCGCTTACTTAACCTATATTGCGGCGACAAATCCAGATTTCGGCTTCATGACATCTAGTGGACCAAACGTAATTACAACTGTATTTGTTGTAGGGACTTTGATAGGAAGCGCTCTAGTATATGTAGTTTCAAAAATCTTACATAAGAGAAAAGGTATTGACATAGATCTGGCTTTCAAGGAAATACCGCCAGAGTGAAGATATTTTTTATTTTTAAACGTAGTAAAATAGAAAGATATGTTTTTACTCCCTACTATTATTATCTACTTCAATTTCCTTTATTATCCTTATAGAATCGGTATTAAGTATTGGGGTGTTACCGTATTTACCCTTCGTAAAACCTATAATACTATTAAATGGCTTACCATTCAAATCAAATAATGAGGATTTAAACACGAATAATACGCCTTTTTGCATGGAACTATCTTTTTTAAACAGAACCTTAACCTTTCCGTATTTCGTATGTAAGAAACCGACTCCCTCATATTCGGAATTATACACGACTGTAGCTTTATTTCCATAAACTTCCTTAAATTGACTATTAGTATAATTAGGATGAGATGAAAAGACTACAACATATTCATTAGGTTTTACTAGTTGCTTTGGTAAGGGTTCCACTTTGACCTTTCCATCAGGGTATTTAGGAGTCACCTTTATAAAGCCCTTAATCTTTAACTCTTCGACGTCAACGTTGGTGGCTTTACTTATCGCCAACCATTCGTTTTCATACAATATTTCGTCTAGTATTTCCAATCTATTAGCTAGTTTTCTCATTAACTCAATCTCTGTTATCCCTATCTTAGGTAAAATGGGCCTATTATATACAAGATAATTATGCCAATAACTGTATACTATATCCTCTTTTTCAAGATATGTCGGAGCCGGCAAAACCACATTAGCAATTTTTGCAGTCTCAGACCAGAAAGGATCATGAACCACCAAGAATAATTTACCTTCTTTTACGGCTTCCTGTATCCTATCAGACATGGGTAAAGAGTGTAAGGGATTAGAATTCCAGACAAACATAAAAGTTATCTTACCTTCTTCCACTTCCTTTCCTACATCTGCCATGCCTACAATCCTTGAAGGAGAATACTTATGAAGACCCCTTAGGTACCGAAAATCTATCCCAAGTCCTTGAGAATTTGAATAATAGAATCCTCTTCTCATTCCAAGTAGTGCAGGTATAAGAGAGATTAACGAAATTGCGTCTCCACCATTTAAACTTCTACCTAATGCAAACCCAATTATGGTTAATGGTCTCCTCTCATAATAGATTTCAGCCAATTCCTCAATCTGAGATTTAGATAAGCCAGTATTTTCTTCTATCTCATCATCTTTAAACGAAAAGACGTATTCTTTCAGTTTAGTTGGTTCATCTAAGAGCGATGTATTTGCCCAGTTCTTCTCAAATAGTTTTTTCATGATACCTATTGCTAGATACGCATCACTACCGGGCTTTACAATATATCTCTTATCACTTCTTTTTGCGGTCTCTGACAGCCTTACATCTATAGTTATCTTAAACTTATCTTTAATTAAATTCCATCCGTGAATGAAACTAAATGCAGATTCGCTCCCCCATATTACAAAAGACTCAAATTTCAGAAAATCCTCTGGGAAAGCGCCAACAGAACTACCATAATGGAGTTTAATGGCTTCATGCCCCTCAGAACTGCAAATTGAATAGTCAGTTGACGCAGTTCCCATGACATTCCACAGTCTTGCAGGAAAATACCATGTTAATAGGCCTTGATTACCGTCGTAATCTACATGAAGGATTTCCTCTTTTCTCCTCTTCCTTATCTCATTAGCAATTAAATCTAATGCTTGCTCAATACTAACCGGCTTTCCTTCTATATAAGCAGTATCTATTCTATTCATGTAGTTTCGTTTTAGATCAGCTATTCCTCTAGAGCACGTAAACCCATTAATGGGAAATATGTTAAGAGGTGTATGATTATCGTCAAATATACAAGTATCATAGCAGTCTCGTGTGCAAGCATGAACCATAATATTTTATAAGGTGAAATCTAAAATTAAAAAATTAAGTGAAGAGAGCGACCGTAGCTGAAAGATGAGGATATTCCTTTAAGCTGAAAATCTAAGCAAAATAGCTACCGAAAGTGCATAAATTCCAAATAGTGAAAGCCCCTCATTTATCTTTATATTTCTATCCCTTATTATTCCTAGAGTTAACACACTTACAGCTACTATTAACAGTAAATATAATAAAGATGGTCTGAGGCTAATTGTCTGTGAAAGTCCTATTATACTTAAAAGGAGAGTCATGTTCTCTAACTTACTTCCGATAAAATTCATTAAAGCTGTAGTAGCACTTGAAGGAGAGTCTAATATAAGCTTTATTGCGGTTAGATTTTCCTCTAACTCTGCTGCAATAGGAGTTATTAACACAGCCAATAATATGGGTGACATTTTAAAAATTGTTGCTACATCAATTATAGTTGTAATAAAATACTTAGAAATGAAGATTAAAGGTAGACCACCAGCTAGAACATAGGTTAATCCCCTTATTGTGTTCCCACCAATTTTTATTTCGCTTCTATAGTTTTTGTATCTCCTATAAACGTAGTACACATAGGGAGATAATAGAAAGATTGCTATATAATAATTTAATCTACCGTATATAATTGCAACAATAAAAATTACAAGTGCCATTAAAAACGAGTTATACTCTATATTTATGTCCTTATCTAAACTGATCGTACCAGATTTATATTTTGCGTAATAAAGAATAGAAACAAACCCTATTCCTAAAGTAAATAACAAAATATTACCTCCTAAAGCAGATCCTAACGCAATATCATAAGAACCGTTAAGCACTGCGAAAAGAACTATTATTGTTTCTGGTAAAGAGTTAATGAAGCCTAATATTAACCCTCCTGCTATCCCTTTGCCAAAAGTTTTTTCTAATTCTTCCGTGCCTCTAGCCATTAAACTGGCTGATACACTAATCAAGATAATCAGAGCAATTAATTGTAATATTAATAACCAGATCAACCTAATAAAAATTTATGTTTTAGTTCCCTATAAGCTGTAATTAAAAAATTACAAGTATTCCCATATACCTTTCCCTTTATAATTATAGACTATTGATTTGTAAGCCGTTACATATTGTATAGTATAACCTATTCCTTCTCTTCCTATTCCGGAATCCTTCCTACCTCCAAACGGGAAGTAACCTATTCCGTGTCTAGGATAGTCGTTAATGTAAATCGCACCAACTTCCAAGAACCTTTGAAGCTTTCTTATTTTGTTAATATCTTTTCCAAATATTGCAGCATCTAGCCCATATCTTCTATTATTGGATATCTCTATAGCCTCGTCTATATTCTTAACCTTTATCAAAAGTGCTACTGATGCAAACACCTCCTTGTTATACAAATACATTTCTTTAAGCGTCTCCCTAGGTGCTTCAATTAGAGCTGGCTCTATATAAGTAGGACCAATTCTTTTGCCTCCAAATAGTACTTTACCGCCTTTCTCTACAGCATCCTTTATTGCTTTTTCCCATTCGTCAGCAGTTTTCGTATCTATAACTGGGCCAACAGTTGTTGACGGATCTCTGGGATCACCGACCTTTACCGATTTCATCAACTCCTTTACTAATAGATCCTTTAAGGTATCATAAACTTCTTCCTCAACTATAACTAGCTTAACTGAATCACATCTCTGTCCGGTATAACTTATTATACCATTAGCTATTCTTTGTGCTGCCCAACCTAAGTCTGCGTCACTTAATACTATCGCTGGATCTCCTCCACCTAATTCCATGATAAACTGCTTAATTCCGGCATTCCTTATTACCTCCTCTCCAGTTTCTGTACTTCCAGTTAAAGATATTGCCTGAATCCTTTTATCCCCAACGACTTTATTCATCTCCCTACCTGGAACCGTAAGTATTGCAAATGCGTCTCTTGGGAATCCCGCTAACTCCATTACTTTTGCTAACATCAAAATAGGAATTGGTGTAGATGAAGGAGGTTTAATTATAATTGCGTTTCCAATTACTGTAGTGTATACTATCTTATTTACGGTATCAAAGAGAGGGTAATTAAATGGAACAATGGAAAGAACAACTCCTACAGGCTCTTTCCTTACAATCGCCTCAGTTTCTAACGTTTCTGAACTCCAATCACCGGGTACATAATCTCCTCTGGTTTCCTTTACATCTAAATCAGCGCGTTGTAACCTTTCAATTGACGCTTTTACTTCACCTTCTGATGCAGATCTAGTTTTACCATTATTTATCATCAAAGCATTAATGAAATCTTCCTTAAATTTGTCTATTAGTGAAGCCATTCTCTTATAGATCTCTAGCCTTTTTTCACCCGGTGTATCTCGTATACTCCACCTTCCTTTTCTATAAATATGATCTATAGTATTATCCATTTGATTCCAATTTAACTTAGGGAATTTAGCTATTACATTTAAGTCAATTGGACTTACAACATCCTGCCATTCATCTCCACCAATCCATTGACCAGCTAAATAGACTTTAAAGTATGGAATTCCGTCCTTTATTTCATATATCTCCGTA
The nucleotide sequence above comes from Sulfolobus tengchongensis. Encoded proteins:
- a CDS encoding APC family permease: MELRKAVLSFKENYAQAMAVTAPLGSVVSTTTAAIMYAGSSVVFTTFLSLIASALWIYTLSMYTRKLASAGGYYNFNYGAWRSKKLAFLEALTEMVAYTLLNVVNVISIYLILSTSFNVLGISIPSWLLYAIIIFSIIYPTLISLTHVKKLLGYVVTISATAEAVLLISLFVLSLSKGVHFDYFIPKFKSLGDLATAFVLTTVSISGAGAATYLGEETKNPHENVTKGMWLALIIGGVSMFLGTYAMIVLWPGTIASLSQSNQPLFVEMAKYGAISLYVAIILSLNSLLTSNIGTTVGAARILFNLAREKAAPSIFLNVNDSGEPIIATVLIGASTASVTVLSVMTLGISTAFTEVAAVEGVLWLLGRILDGFGAPVFYWRINDLKITYILIPIIATLINSWGDIQSILGMDSIQLIMMIIFGVIVVVWYLLKARKGFPGTLVVDENNQVMTIEEYLKKIEKHATIR
- a CDS encoding glycolate dehydrogenase; this translates as MKIISTERVPDECKNVIQVKDENLTDEDYRSAEILLTWPSRINKDLISKMPHLKVIQTFSAGVDDLDFSVVPPYVKVFSNAGAYSLSVAEHAWALILASAKGVGTKKRTIVYDVSERILLILGAGGIGSEVARIGKTAFRNYVIGISRSFKKPEWFDEKHSMSMLKEKINEADIIVDTLPLNKQTRNLLSYDLLKNVKRNAIIVNVGRGETVDEEGIYKLLKERPDVRFATDVFWRKNGKEEFYNTKLWELENFTGTLHTAGAYGNENIMKRAMFIACLNVKKYIDKGNAENEVKREDYV
- the gapN gene encoding NADP-dependent glyceraldehyde-3-phosphate dehydrogenase; its protein translation is MEKTSLTIKSKELTEIYEIKDGIPYFKVYLAGQWIGGDEWQDVVSPIDLNVIAKFPKLNWNQMDNTIDHIYRKGRWSIRDTPGEKRLEIYKRMASLIDKFKEDFINALMINNGKTRSASEGEVKASIERLQRADLDVKETRGDYVPGDWSSETLETEAIVRKEPVGVVLSIVPFNYPLFDTVNKIVYTTVIGNAIIIKPPSSTPIPILMLAKVMELAGFPRDAFAILTVPGREMNKVVGDKRIQAISLTGSTETGEEVIRNAGIKQFIMELGGGDPAIVLSDADLGWAAQRIANGIISYTGQRCDSVKLVIVEEEVYDTLKDLLVKELMKSVKVGDPRDPSTTVGPVIDTKTADEWEKAIKDAVEKGGKVLFGGKRIGPTYIEPALIEAPRETLKEMYLYNKEVFASVALLIKVKNIDEAIEISNNRRYGLDAAIFGKDINKIRKLQRFLEVGAIYINDYPRHGIGYFPFGGRKDSGIGREGIGYTIQYVTAYKSIVYNYKGKGIWEYL
- a CDS encoding sodium:calcium antiporter; its protein translation is MIWLLILQLIALIILISVSASLMARGTEELEKTFGKGIAGGLILGFINSLPETIIVLFAVLNGSYDIALGSALGGNILLFTLGIGFVSILYYAKYKSGTISLDKDINIEYNSFLMALVIFIVAIIYGRLNYYIAIFLLSPYVYYVYRRYKNYRSEIKIGGNTIRGLTYVLAGGLPLIFISKYFITTIIDVATIFKMSPILLAVLITPIAAELEENLTAIKLILDSPSSATTALMNFIGSKLENMTLLLSIIGLSQTISLRPSLLYLLLIVAVSVLTLGIIRDRNIKINEGLSLFGIYALSVAILLRFSA
- a CDS encoding DUF2299 domain-containing protein, whose amino-acid sequence is MFDRSMDRQIEEWLKELGLTTSRPPQAKEFFHIVASPPQGGPTISIVRVSDSSKFYVIAMGIGIHPSHVSALMSLNREERIKFVIDLQLEALRYGVDFIALPPNQEVPNVIQVSKPLFMEGLSANDFMNTLLNVRNAGVSIMLKFTQKFGPYEPQQQTSLKYT
- a CDS encoding APC family permease; amino-acid sequence: MSNKNRIFVRETSGLIKNVSMLDAVALNIGNMSAGVALFESISPYIQPGGVLWLASIIGFVFAIPQLLIYVFLSMKIPRTGGDYVWISRSLNGGLGSTMAMALMIESTAYFALVAFFTSSAINTVLTVIGEYQHSNALLNIANNIIVDPYTVTPTFEQSLIIYGISALIFVIIILLNIFRAKWGYRLVSILGIFSMLTLVLAMIVLAINSGDFYSKISTLINANNLNVTIPSIRGPALPTSVSLTATLFLLPFFALYTYPWMQAGPAVAAEFKGKNTIKWNLPIALIITGVLVTAAFLEMDIIAGYNFNLQAYPTFLYNFWTAAIAVSSNPILQWIIGLGLIIWNIYILAYGVIVFARYVFALSFDRVLPEKFSQVNKYGSPVYAHALDLTLTLVLLLVPVFSIGAAISLYGATILGSLYFLIVSIAGIVFGIKDRNLILPIAGIISAGYFAYLTYIAATNPDFGFMTSSGPNVITTVFVVGTLIGSALVYVVSKILHKRKGIDIDLAFKEIPPE
- a CDS encoding molybdopterin-dependent oxidoreductase — translated: MVHACTRDCYDTCIFDDNHTPLNIFPINGFTCSRGIADLKRNYMNRIDTAYIEGKPVSIEQALDLIANEIRKRRKEEILHVDYDGNQGLLTWYFPARLWNVMGTASTDYSICSSEGHEAIKLHYGSSVGAFPEDFLKFESFVIWGSESAFSFIHGWNLIKDKFKITIDVRLSETAKRSDKRYIVKPGSDAYLAIGIMKKLFEKNWANTSLLDEPTKLKEYVFSFKDDEIEENTGLSKSQIEELAEIYYERRPLTIIGFALGRSLNGGDAISLISLIPALLGMRRGFYYSNSQGLGIDFRYLRGLHKYSPSRIVGMADVGKEVEEGKITFMFVWNSNPLHSLPMSDRIQEAVKEGKLFLVVHDPFWSETAKIANVVLPAPTYLEKEDIVYSYWHNYLVYNRPILPKIGITEIELMRKLANRLEILDEILYENEWLAISKATNVDVEELKIKGFIKVTPKYPDGKVKVEPLPKQLVKPNEYVVVFSSHPNYTNSQFKEVYGNKATVVYNSEYEGVGFLHTKYGKVKVLFKKDSSMQKGVLFVFKSSLFDLNGKPFNSIIGFTKGKYGNTPILNTDSIRIIKEIEVDNNSRE
- a CDS encoding winged helix-turn-helix domain-containing protein, yielding MLVISIFLFHIALLMSKHHSYRSFSCPFLRGNIFIIPLSLDPKSSSSSSDIIINSKSRYNLIKVLEFTAKFENGAKVEDISTALNLSRKVVRTHLNKLEKFGLVSCFEDKYKITDEGKRTLNKIRLSGF